One genomic window of Garra rufa chromosome 2, GarRuf1.0, whole genome shotgun sequence includes the following:
- the foxn2a gene encoding forkhead box protein N2 — protein MGPIIGMSPDKKAESPGVAEERTGLRGVCGTLPEAECAASPLATSLDRSSSSGDEELTNLNWLHENLLQNFTLGGPEAQSSSSPLFDIEGTNGTSVISSAASHAGESVKSKPPFSFSLLIYMAIEQSPSKSLPVKDIYGWILEHFPYFSSAPTGWKNSVRHNLSLNKCFRKVERNLGKVNGKGSLWCVDPEYRPNLIQALKKQHFPTAHSFCTPPASPPR, from the exons ATGGGTCCAATCATCGGGATGTCGCCGGATAAGAAAGCAGAATCCCCGGGCGTGGCGGAGGAGCGGACGGGCCTGCGCGGGGTTTGCGGGACGTTGCCCGAAGCAGAGTGCGCCGCCAGCCCTCTGGCCACCAGCCTGGACCGCAGCTCCAGCTCAGGAGACGAAGAACTCACCAACCTCAACTGGCTCCACGAGAACCTGCTCCAGAACTTCACTCTGGGTGGCCCCGAGGCCCAGTCCAGCTCCAGCCCGCTCTTCGACATCGAGGGCACCAACGGCACCTCCGTCATCTCCTCAGCTGCATCGCACGCCGGAGAGTCCGTCAAATCCAAGCCGCCGTTTTCCTTCTCTTTGCTCATATACATGGCCATCGAACAGTCGCCCAGCAAGTCGCTGCCGGTGAAGGACATCTACGGGTGGATCCTGGAGCACTTCCCGTACTTCTCCAGCGCCCCCACTGGATGGAAGAACTCTGTTCGACACAACCTGTCCCTCAACAAGTGCTTCCGCAAGGTGGAGAGGAACCTTGGGAAG GTTAATGGGAAAGGCTCTCTGTGGTGCGTTGACCCCGAATACAGACCCAATCTGATCCAAGCCCTGAAGAAACAGCACTTTCCCACAGCCCACTCCTTCTGCACACCCCCTGCTTCCCCACCCAGGTAA